In a genomic window of Feifania hominis:
- a CDS encoding FeoA family protein: protein MKTLRDVKVGETAVVRRLHGEGPVKRRIMDMGITKGVSLHVRKVAPLGDPMELNVRGYELSVRKSDAEMIEVE from the coding sequence ATGAAGACACTCAGAGATGTGAAAGTGGGCGAGACCGCCGTGGTGCGTCGGCTGCACGGTGAGGGCCCGGTGAAGCGCCGTATTATGGATATGGGCATCACCAAGGGCGTTTCGCTCCATGTGCGTAAGGTGGCCCCGCTTGGCGACCCGATGGAGCTCAATGTACGAGGCTATGAGCTCAGCGTGCGCAAGTCGGACGCCGAGATGATCGAAGTCGAATAG
- a CDS encoding enhanced serine sensitivity protein SseB C-terminal domain-containing protein, producing the protein MNEVAQTVENRELVQQIAAMGESHGRALEDLFVENLKTARLLCPIELANGRRGTDGVMQWDERASIQLAGLQNAEGDVYLPAFTDWESLSARGEKMGRRALILGFDDLRYLCGRNGCEGVVLNPYGDSLSLRRSLMEELAQRELLYRAPDARAAKLMEQMRALFESAALTKRAYLLLVRRPDGADDYLIVLERPSSPSAIGALLRTVRPHLNGRRVRLAALESDFGWRITRGIEPVYRRD; encoded by the coding sequence GTGAACGAAGTGGCCCAAACAGTGGAAAACAGGGAATTGGTTCAACAGATTGCAGCCATGGGTGAATCCCACGGCCGCGCGCTCGAAGATCTGTTTGTAGAAAATCTCAAAACGGCGAGACTTCTGTGCCCCATAGAACTTGCGAATGGGCGGCGGGGGACCGACGGCGTCATGCAGTGGGACGAGCGCGCGTCCATACAGTTGGCGGGACTTCAAAACGCCGAGGGCGACGTCTATCTGCCCGCGTTCACCGACTGGGAAAGCCTGTCGGCGCGAGGTGAGAAAATGGGACGCAGAGCCCTGATTCTCGGCTTTGACGACCTCCGGTATCTCTGCGGGAGAAACGGCTGCGAGGGAGTGGTTTTAAACCCCTACGGCGACAGCCTTTCCCTGCGGCGAAGCCTGATGGAAGAACTCGCGCAGCGGGAGCTTCTCTACCGCGCCCCCGATGCCCGCGCCGCAAAGCTGATGGAGCAGATGCGCGCCCTCTTCGAGAGCGCCGCGCTGACAAAACGGGCCTACCTGCTTCTGGTACGCCGGCCGGACGGTGCAGACGACTATCTGATTGTGCTGGAGCGCCCGTCGAGCCCCTCGGCCATCGGCGCTCTGCTGCGCACGGTCAGACCCCACCTGAACGGCAGGCGTGTGCGCCTTGCCGCTCTGGAGTCGGATTTTGGCTGGCGGATCACCCGCGGCATTGAGCCCGTCTACCGGCGTGACTGA
- a CDS encoding phospholipase D-like domain-containing protein, producing the protein MRRVIKRASLSVLVLYLVYVLTAGVFSYAFVPGGGGSPDESLAQAAFLAQGEGPDRAVLVETPHDAFSRRIELIRSADDTLDFCCHTAKAGETVDCLFGEIYLAAERGVKVRILFDAKVGGMSGPRADIPLAMAAHPNIEYREFNPLNPLTPWKWNVVLHDKFLIADGDVAMLGGRNIGDEYFDPPGYSSPVTNDRDVMVLRTGPGDSVIDELTAYMNTLFNHPDTRAVTVPERRRDAAQRRAQQLLDTLAHWRGEYPEYFIPATDALTASVATAKISLISNPVTTDKKEPSLARAAYSALLTGTDVRIQSPYCTANSRTLSALETLSQRGEVRILTNSTASSPNPPAYSNYVTQREKFVATGTRLFEYQSENSIHGKSALVDDRLSIVGSFNLDDRSMFIDTESALVIDSPAFNRLLSAEFDALFHQCAEVGADNRYLPGSAEIQVPWTKRLLMWIVSLFSRPFHFLI; encoded by the coding sequence ATGAGACGCGTGATCAAGCGCGCTTCGCTGTCCGTGCTCGTGCTGTATCTTGTGTATGTGCTCACCGCGGGAGTGTTTTCCTATGCCTTTGTTCCCGGCGGCGGCGGCTCGCCGGATGAGAGCCTCGCACAGGCCGCTTTTCTGGCCCAGGGAGAGGGGCCCGATCGAGCTGTGCTGGTCGAGACGCCGCACGACGCCTTCTCCCGGCGCATAGAACTCATCCGCTCGGCCGATGACACGCTCGACTTCTGCTGCCACACCGCCAAGGCCGGCGAGACGGTCGACTGCCTGTTCGGCGAGATCTACCTCGCCGCTGAGCGCGGAGTCAAGGTGCGCATTCTCTTTGACGCAAAGGTCGGCGGCATGAGCGGGCCGCGTGCGGACATCCCGCTGGCGATGGCGGCTCACCCCAACATCGAGTACCGGGAATTCAACCCGCTGAATCCGCTCACACCGTGGAAATGGAATGTGGTGCTGCACGACAAATTTCTCATCGCCGACGGCGATGTGGCGATGCTTGGCGGGCGCAACATCGGCGATGAGTACTTTGATCCGCCCGGCTACAGCTCCCCGGTCACAAATGACCGCGATGTGATGGTCTTGCGCACAGGGCCGGGCGACAGCGTCATCGATGAACTCACCGCCTACATGAACACTCTCTTCAACCACCCGGATACGAGAGCCGTCACGGTGCCCGAGCGCCGCAGGGACGCGGCTCAGCGGCGTGCACAGCAGCTTCTTGATACTCTTGCCCACTGGCGTGGAGAATACCCCGAATACTTCATCCCCGCGACCGATGCGCTGACTGCGAGTGTTGCAACGGCAAAGATCTCTCTGATCTCAAATCCCGTCACCACCGACAAAAAGGAGCCGTCGCTCGCCCGTGCCGCCTACAGTGCACTGCTCACGGGAACCGACGTCCGCATCCAGTCGCCCTACTGCACGGCGAATTCCCGTACGCTCAGCGCTCTTGAGACTCTCTCACAGCGCGGCGAGGTGCGCATTCTGACCAACTCCACCGCCTCATCCCCCAATCCGCCTGCCTATTCAAACTATGTCACCCAGCGCGAAAAGTTTGTGGCAACCGGTACAAGGCTCTTTGAGTATCAGAGCGAAAATTCCATCCACGGCAAGTCGGCTCTCGTCGACGACAGGCTCAGCATTGTCGGATCGTTCAACCTCGATGACCGCAGCATGTTCATCGACACCGAGTCGGCGCTTGTCATTGACAGCCCTGCTTTCAACCGGCTGCTCAGCGCTGAATTTGACGCGCTCTTCCATCAGTGCGCCGAAGTGGGGGCGGACAACCGCTATCTCCCCGGCTCGGCTGAGATTCAGGTTCCCTGGACCAAGCGTCTGCTCATGTGGATTGTCTCGCTCTTCTCACGGCCGTTTCATTTTCTGATATAG
- a CDS encoding metal-dependent transcriptional regulator, translated as MQIRESAEDYLEAILMLKARLGAVRSIDIANELQYSKPSVSIAMKKLRENGYITVDSDGLISLTDAGNQIASHIYNRHRLLTEFFVRLGVSEDVAVADACKIEHDLSDETFSKLLEHARKNSDKLP; from the coding sequence GTGCAGATTCGGGAATCCGCTGAGGACTATCTCGAGGCCATTCTCATGCTCAAGGCGCGTCTGGGAGCGGTGCGCTCCATCGACATTGCCAACGAGCTGCAGTACTCCAAACCCAGTGTCAGCATCGCCATGAAAAAGCTGCGTGAAAACGGCTATATCACGGTGGACAGTGATGGACTGATCTCGCTGACCGACGCAGGCAATCAGATCGCCTCACACATCTACAACCGCCACCGTCTGTTGACAGAATTCTTTGTCCGTCTGGGCGTCAGCGAGGATGTTGCTGTGGCCGACGCCTGCAAAATTGAGCACGACCTCAGCGACGAGACGTTCTCAAAACTGCTCGAGCATGCCAGGAAAAACAGCGACAAGCTTCCGTAA
- a CDS encoding FeoA family protein yields MMPLTMAKPGETVTIRKITGRDEVRQHLAELGFVVDGVVTVVTEMAGNLILQVKDSRIALDKTLANRVMIS; encoded by the coding sequence ATGATGCCTTTGACAATGGCAAAACCGGGCGAGACCGTGACCATACGAAAAATCACGGGCAGAGACGAAGTGCGCCAGCACCTGGCGGAGCTGGGCTTTGTGGTCGACGGGGTGGTGACGGTGGTCACCGAGATGGCGGGCAATCTGATCTTACAGGTGAAAGACAGCCGCATCGCCCTCGACAAAACCCTTGCAAACCGGGTGATGATCTCTTAG
- a CDS encoding kinase to dihydroxyacetone kinase: MLDYRFDTQLLIEGENLNEDAIHDYITQNMKGDCLLAVGDEDLIKIHFHTNEPWKLLEYGASLGDIFDVVVENMERQENGLQG; the protein is encoded by the coding sequence ATGCTAGACTACCGCTTTGACACCCAGCTTTTGATTGAGGGAGAAAACTTAAATGAGGATGCCATTCACGATTACATCACACAGAACATGAAAGGCGACTGTCTGCTGGCCGTTGGCGATGAGGATCTGATCAAAATCCACTTTCACACCAACGAGCCGTGGAAGCTGCTGGAATACGGCGCCTCGCTCGGCGACATTTTCGATGTGGTCGTGGAGAATATGGAGCGCCAGGAAAACGGGCTTCAGGGGTAG
- the feoB gene encoding ferrous iron transport protein B translates to MSITIALAGNPNSGKTTMFNDLTGSNQYVGNWPGVTVEKKEGRLKGHRDVVIQDLPGIYSLSPYTLEEVVARGFLVKEQPDAIINIVDGTNIERNLYLTTQLIELGIPVVIAVNMIDIVRKNGDKIDLAKLGEELGCTVMETSALKGEGSMAVAECAIELAARKRLGEHPHVFTGSVEHAIAHIEESIAGRVEARSLRWYAIKLFERDEKVTAELALDGALSEHLESHIQDCERELDDDAESIITNQRYAYISKVVDRCVKKKAARHSLTISDKIDRVVTNRILALPIFAAVMFLVYYISIGTVGDFLTGWTNDVLFGEIIPPAVTGFLEGIGCQAWLIGLIVDGIIGGVGAVLGFVPQMLVLFLLLSILEDVGYMARIAFIMDRIFRKFGLSGKSFIPMLIGSGCGVPGVMASRTIENDRDRKMTIMTTCFIPCGAKMPIIGLFAGAIFGGSGLVATSAYFIGVAAIIISGIMLKKTKAFAGEPAPFVMELPAYHVPSVSNVLRATWERGWSFIKRAGTIILLSSVILWFLQGFGFEGGRLVIVEDNNTSILAAIGSAVAFLFAPLGFGNWKAAVATFTGLIAKENVVSTFGVLYHFAGELSENGEEIWSLIAADWTALTAYSFMIFNLLCAPCFAAMGAIKREMNNTKWTLAAIGYMCAFAYGASLVIYQLGGLIAGTVPFGVGTVAALAVVIGVLYLLLRPNKYNADYKKGAALSVKLDNKVRA, encoded by the coding sequence ATGAGCATTACCATAGCCCTTGCCGGCAATCCCAACAGCGGCAAGACCACAATGTTCAATGACCTGACGGGATCGAATCAGTATGTTGGCAACTGGCCCGGCGTCACGGTCGAGAAAAAAGAGGGCCGTCTCAAAGGACACAGAGACGTTGTCATTCAGGATCTGCCGGGCATCTACTCGCTGAGCCCCTACACCCTTGAAGAGGTTGTGGCGCGCGGCTTTCTGGTCAAGGAGCAGCCCGACGCCATCATCAACATTGTTGACGGCACCAACATCGAGCGAAACCTCTACCTGACCACGCAGCTGATTGAACTCGGCATCCCGGTCGTCATTGCGGTCAACATGATCGACATCGTACGCAAAAACGGAGACAAAATCGATCTTGCAAAGCTCGGTGAGGAGCTTGGATGCACCGTGATGGAGACGAGCGCCCTCAAGGGTGAGGGGAGCATGGCGGTCGCCGAGTGCGCCATAGAACTCGCGGCCAGAAAGCGCCTGGGCGAGCACCCGCATGTCTTCACCGGGAGCGTGGAGCACGCCATCGCCCACATCGAGGAGTCGATCGCGGGCCGTGTCGAGGCGCGCAGCCTGCGCTGGTATGCGATCAAACTCTTTGAGCGCGATGAGAAAGTCACCGCGGAGCTTGCACTCGACGGGGCTCTCAGCGAACATCTCGAAAGTCACATTCAGGACTGTGAACGTGAATTGGACGACGATGCCGAGAGCATCATCACCAACCAGCGCTACGCTTACATCAGCAAAGTGGTCGACCGCTGTGTGAAGAAAAAGGCAGCCAGACACAGTCTGACAATCTCCGATAAAATTGACCGTGTTGTCACCAACCGAATTCTGGCGCTGCCCATCTTCGCAGCGGTGATGTTCCTGGTCTACTACATCTCCATCGGCACAGTGGGTGATTTTCTCACTGGCTGGACCAATGACGTTCTCTTCGGCGAGATCATCCCCCCCGCTGTCACCGGCTTTCTCGAGGGGATCGGCTGCCAGGCGTGGCTGATCGGACTGATTGTCGACGGCATCATCGGCGGCGTCGGCGCCGTACTTGGCTTTGTGCCGCAGATGCTGGTTCTGTTTTTGCTGCTGTCCATTCTCGAGGACGTCGGCTACATGGCCCGTATCGCGTTCATCATGGACCGGATTTTCCGCAAGTTCGGCCTGTCGGGCAAGAGCTTCATTCCCATGCTCATCGGCTCGGGCTGCGGCGTGCCCGGCGTTATGGCGTCGCGCACCATTGAAAATGACCGCGACCGCAAGATGACCATCATGACCACCTGCTTCATTCCCTGCGGGGCAAAAATGCCCATCATCGGCCTGTTTGCCGGCGCCATTTTTGGCGGCAGCGGCCTTGTGGCAACCAGTGCCTATTTCATTGGCGTCGCCGCCATCATCATCAGCGGCATCATGCTCAAAAAGACAAAGGCCTTTGCCGGTGAACCGGCTCCCTTTGTCATGGAGCTGCCGGCCTACCATGTGCCGAGTGTGAGCAATGTTCTGCGCGCCACCTGGGAGCGCGGCTGGAGCTTCATCAAACGTGCGGGCACCATCATTCTGCTCTCGTCTGTCATACTGTGGTTCCTGCAGGGCTTCGGCTTTGAGGGCGGCCGCCTTGTGATAGTCGAAGACAACAACACCAGTATCCTTGCGGCAATCGGCAGCGCCGTCGCGTTCCTGTTCGCCCCGCTCGGCTTCGGCAACTGGAAAGCAGCCGTTGCCACGTTCACCGGTCTGATTGCCAAGGAGAACGTCGTGTCCACTTTCGGTGTACTCTATCACTTTGCCGGCGAGCTCTCGGAAAACGGCGAGGAGATCTGGAGTCTGATTGCTGCCGACTGGACGGCGCTGACCGCGTACAGCTTTATGATCTTCAATCTGCTGTGCGCGCCCTGCTTCGCGGCCATGGGTGCGATCAAGCGCGAAATGAACAACACCAAGTGGACGTTGGCTGCCATCGGTTACATGTGTGCTTTTGCCTATGGAGCATCGCTCGTGATCTATCAGCTCGGCGGCCTGATTGCCGGCACGGTACCCTTTGGAGTCGGCACAGTCGCAGCGCTTGCCGTGGTGATCGGTGTGCTCTACCTGCTGCTGCGGCCCAACAAATACAATGCAGATTACAAAAAGGGCGCGGCCCTCAGCGTCAAGCTTGACAACAAAGTCCGCGCCTGA
- a CDS encoding DUF4358 domain-containing protein — protein MNKVRKITGLALAFVLIVAAFAGCSSKPKESEYKSDVSMSALAEEIMGQITFAMTMPIDMTDADASAYITESTGLTGDMVSDSAIHVNMMITADNLWLAEAKDMDGVEAVKAAFEKQLETVTKSFEQYLPEPLEMAKNGKVVTRGRYVMLIISEDNDKAIELFESHIK, from the coding sequence ATGAACAAAGTCAGAAAAATTACCGGGCTTGCCCTCGCGTTTGTCCTGATTGTGGCGGCCTTTGCCGGCTGTTCGTCGAAACCCAAGGAGTCCGAGTACAAAAGCGACGTATCCATGAGCGCTCTCGCCGAGGAGATCATGGGTCAGATTACGTTTGCCATGACCATGCCCATTGACATGACCGACGCCGATGCGTCGGCCTATATCACCGAATCGACCGGCCTGACGGGCGACATGGTGAGCGATTCCGCCATCCATGTCAACATGATGATTACGGCCGACAACCTGTGGCTCGCCGAGGCGAAAGATATGGACGGTGTCGAGGCGGTCAAGGCGGCCTTTGAAAAGCAGCTGGAGACAGTCACAAAGTCGTTTGAGCAGTATCTGCCGGAGCCGCTGGAGATGGCGAAGAACGGCAAGGTGGTCACAAGGGGCCGCTATGTCATGCTCATCATCTCAGAGGACAACGACAAGGCGATCGAGCTCTTTGAGAGCCACATCAAATAA
- a CDS encoding YhjD/YihY/BrkB family envelope integrity protein has product MREFRDKIRRVVALYFERKASRSAAECSYFITLSFFPFLICLNWLLGLHDLGTGVIEKLVTDVVPDTAIEIINNYLNYLSELDSTLILIIGVTFLVTSGSRAFRAVTHSMEDIYGVRRSGFWQFVMSLLAAVLVPVGVYLSMLILITGGGFLAFASSFVRFDLTGIMNWTWLRYVVLLVLIMAALGALYRYAVPGIRKFRSIVWGLGFGTVALVAVSFVFSRLIEASTRYSLVYGSLASVIILMTWLYTCSNIIIIGGIVNFVFAKPAIPPIAAQ; this is encoded by the coding sequence GTGAGAGAATTTCGTGACAAAATCAGGCGCGTTGTGGCGCTCTACTTTGAGCGCAAGGCCTCGCGCTCAGCCGCCGAGTGCTCCTATTTCATCACGCTTTCCTTTTTTCCCTTTCTGATCTGTTTGAACTGGCTGCTCGGTCTGCATGACCTCGGTACGGGCGTGATCGAGAAGCTGGTCACCGACGTGGTGCCGGACACGGCCATCGAGATCATCAACAACTATTTGAACTATCTGTCAGAGCTCGACTCAACGCTCATACTCATCATCGGCGTCACCTTTCTTGTCACGAGTGGCTCGCGCGCATTCCGTGCGGTTACCCACAGCATGGAGGACATCTACGGCGTGCGCCGCTCGGGTTTCTGGCAATTTGTCATGAGCCTGCTCGCGGCGGTCCTCGTGCCGGTCGGGGTCTATCTCTCCATGTTGATTCTCATTACGGGCGGCGGCTTCCTCGCGTTTGCGAGCAGCTTTGTACGCTTTGATTTGACCGGCATAATGAATTGGACCTGGCTTCGCTATGTGGTTCTTCTGGTGCTCATCATGGCAGCGCTCGGGGCCCTCTACCGCTATGCGGTACCGGGTATTCGGAAGTTTCGCTCCATTGTATGGGGGCTCGGCTTCGGCACGGTGGCGCTGGTTGCGGTGAGTTTTGTCTTCTCGCGGCTGATCGAGGCGAGCACACGCTACTCGCTTGTCTATGGGTCGCTGGCGTCTGTCATCATACTGATGACCTGGCTTTACACCTGTTCAAATATCATCATCATCGGGGGGATTGTCAACTTTGTCTTTGCAAAGCCGGCCATTCCGCCGATTGCGGCACAGTGA
- a CDS encoding FeoB-associated Cys-rich membrane protein — MNPPTIIVGLLVLAVVAAIVIGQIRKKRRGGGCGCGCSGCPSAGICHPKK; from the coding sequence ATGAATCCCCCAACCATCATCGTCGGGTTGCTGGTACTTGCGGTGGTCGCTGCAATTGTCATCGGCCAGATAAGAAAAAAACGCCGGGGCGGCGGCTGTGGCTGCGGCTGCTCCGGATGCCCAAGCGCCGGAATCTGCCACCCCAAAAAGTAG